In the genome of Candidatus Nanopelagicales bacterium, one region contains:
- a CDS encoding DNA-3-methyladenine glycosylase encodes MSRAAARRLLAGAAHEVAPRLLGAVLESRVGGDPVAVRITEVEAYAGVGGDPASHAHRGRTRRNAAMFGHPGHAYVYFTYGMHWCLNVVTGTEGDAAAVLVRAGEVVRGVDAARRRRPAARTDRDLARGPARLAAALGVTADLDGADLLGDGPLTLAVGAPPAAARVRTGPRVGVRGGATTPWRYWLADEPTVSAYRPASQRPRR; translated from the coding sequence GTGTCCCGCGCCGCCGCCCGTCGGCTGCTGGCCGGTGCGGCGCACGAGGTGGCACCGCGCCTGCTCGGCGCCGTGCTCGAGTCGCGGGTCGGCGGCGACCCGGTGGCGGTGCGCATCACCGAGGTGGAGGCGTACGCCGGAGTGGGCGGCGACCCGGCGTCGCACGCGCACCGGGGCCGGACCCGCCGCAACGCGGCCATGTTCGGACACCCGGGACACGCGTACGTCTACTTCACGTACGGCATGCACTGGTGCCTTAACGTCGTCACCGGGACCGAGGGGGACGCCGCCGCCGTCCTGGTGCGCGCGGGCGAGGTGGTCCGGGGGGTCGACGCCGCCCGGCGGCGTCGGCCGGCCGCGCGGACCGACCGGGACCTGGCCCGCGGGCCGGCCCGGCTCGCGGCGGCCCTCGGAGTGACGGCGGACCTGGACGGGGCTGACCTGCTGGGCGACGGACCGCTGACCCTGGCCGTGGGCGCGCCGCCGGCCGCCGCGCGGGTCCGGACCGGGCCGCGGGTCGGGGTACGCGGCGGCGCGACCACCCCGTGGCGGTACTGGCTGGCCGACGAGCCGACGGTCAGCGCCTACCGGCCGGCGTCGCAGCGGCCGCGCCGCTGA